The genomic window TTTGGATCATTTTCATACTTTTCAGCATCAATCCAAAGTATTTCAGGTTTAAAACCATATAATGCCCCTGCATGCTTTATGGATTCTATTACGCTAATATAGGAATCAGAAAGAACAAAATCACCAGTTGTAAAATATTTTCCAGCTATTCCAATTCGAACCTTTTTCTTTGAAGATTTCAATCGATCTACAAAAAATTTCCATTCTTTTAAGTCTGTCTTTTTGGAATCAAGATGAAGTTTCTTTAAAATAAGTTCGCTAAGATTATCTTTCTCAAAGTTAAGAGGAACTTCATAAATACTATCAATGTCAGGTGCGCTGATTACATCCTCTTCGGAAACATTACAAAACATAGCTATTTTCTCTTTTCTCTTTTTATCTATAGATTTCTCCGATCTTCCTATAATAAAATCCGGCTGTATACCAGCTCCTTGTAAGGTTCTTGCTGCATATTGAGTTGGTTTAGTTTTCATTTCCCCTATTTTATTGGGGATGGGTAAATAACTCACCAAGACAAAAAGAACATCTTGCGGATACTTACTTTTCATCATTCGAGCCGCTTCAAGAAATAAAACATTTTGATATTCTCCAATAGTTCCTCCAATTTCAACCAAAGTAATATCAGCTTTTGATTTTTTTTGGGCGTTTTCTATCCTTCTGATAACTTCTAAAGGAATATGAGGAACAACTTCAACGCATTTTCCCTTGTATTCGAGATTTCTTTCTTTTTCAATAACACTCAAATACACACGACCCGTCGTCATATAATTATCATTGGGCAGATTCATATCCAAAAATCGCTCATAATTACCCATATCCTGATCGGTTTCATATCCATCTTTCAAAACAAAAACCTCTCCATGTTCCGTTGGATTCATCGTGCCCGCATCAACATTAATATAAGGATCGATTTTTAAAGCAGTTACAGAAAAACCCCTTGATTGCAATATCTTCCCAATAGAAGAAGTGGTAATTCCTTTTCCTACACCACTCATAACACCACCCACAACAAAGATATATTTTCCCATACTTTTTAGTATTTCTTCATAAATCAATTAGTTTTCTTTTGTAACAAGGATTCGAAGTTTTTCAGTAGCTTTAATCTTTGGAAAATAAATATCTATCAAATGTTCTCCTACTGTTTTTATTCCATGATCTAAGATGATTTGCTTTTGATCCAAGTCAAATCCCTTTACTTTCAAGGCTTGAATAATTTCTTGAGCTGAAATAGAAGCGAAAAGCGAATCTCCTGAAACTTTTTTTGCAAAGGAAAGTGTTATGTTTTTCAATTGAATTCGAATTTCTTTTTCTTCTTTAGTCTTTTCTGTAATCTTCTTGATCTTAATTTGTTCTTTATTCTTTGCATCAGCTACAATTCCTGAAGTTGCTACTTTTGCAAGTTTTTTGGGAAAAAGAAAGTTACGAGCATATCCATCAGAAACTTCTTTAATTTCCCCCTTATTACCTAATTTTTTCACATTTTCCAAAAGAAATACTTTCATATTCATTTTTCATTAATCTTTATATAATCTCTTATTTTTTCTTATCACTGCAACCCTCCGTAAGATAGAGCGAGGTAGCTTTCAAAAGAAGCGTCTTTATAATATCAGCATCTTGCGGATTAATATGATGTCGTCTCAAAATACAGTAAGCCGAAACGCCTTCAATTTCTTCCTTCATACGAATAATAATATAAGCACCATTTTTAGTCGAACTATTCGAAGTTCGATAAAAACAAAGCTCACGATTTATCTTGGGATGAAATCCTTCTCGGGTTCCCGTTTCAAACAAAACCTTTGATTCTTTAGTATCATAAAATCCCAAAATAGCATCTTTACATCCACCAAAAATAGAAATGGCATTCAGAATAGATTGACACAAAGAATTATGAGCATTCGACGAGTCTTCATCTATTTTTTTTGAAGAAATTTTTATAA from Candidatus Moraniibacteriota bacterium includes these protein-coding regions:
- a CDS encoding CTP synthase, with amino-acid sequence MGKYIFVVGGVMSGVGKGITTSSIGKILQSRGFSVTALKIDPYINVDAGTMNPTEHGEVFVLKDGYETDQDMGNYERFLDMNLPNDNYMTTGRVYLSVIEKERNLEYKGKCVEVVPHIPLEVIRRIENAQKKSKADITLVEIGGTIGEYQNVLFLEAARMMKSKYPQDVLFVLVSYLPIPNKIGEMKTKPTQYAARTLQGAGIQPDFIIGRSEKSIDKKRKEKIAMFCNVSEEDVISAPDIDSIYEVPLNFEKDNLSELILKKLHLDSKKTDLKEWKFFVDRLKSSKKKVRIGIAGKYFTTGDFVLSDSYISVIESIKHAGALYGFKPEILWIDAEKYENDPKALDELKDLHGLIVPGGFGSRGIEGKILAIQYVREQKIPFLGICYGMQMSIVEYARNIVGMKDAHTTEINPKTSFPVIDILPEQKELLEKKNYGGSMRLGSYIAEISPQTIANAAYKKERISERHRHRYEMNPQYIEKLETAGMIFSGKSPNKRLMEIVELPRKVHPFFVGTQFHPELQSRPLTGHPLFNEFLKKSGERKKNFNS
- the rplI gene encoding 50S ribosomal protein L9, producing the protein MKVFLLENVKKLGNKGEIKEVSDGYARNFLFPKKLAKVATSGIVADAKNKEQIKIKKITEKTKEEKEIRIQLKNITLSFAKKVSGDSLFASISAQEIIQALKVKGFDLDQKQIILDHGIKTVGEHLIDIYFPKIKATEKLRILVTKEN